The region CTTCCGCCGCCGGGTCACCGTGGACGGGCGGGTCGCCAAGCTCGGCGACAAGGTCGACCCGGCCACCGCCGTGATCCACGTGGACGGCGAGCGCCTCCAGGTCGACGTCCGGCTGGTCTACGTGGCGATGAACAAGCCACGCGGGGTGGTCACCACCATGGCGGACGACAAGGGACGCAACGAGCTGGCCGAGTTCATCGGCAACCGGGTCGAGCAGCGGGTCTACCACGTCGGGCGGCTCGACGCGGACAGCGAGGGCCTGCTGCTGCTCACCAACGACGGCACCCTCGCGCACAAGCTCATGCACCCGTCGTACCAGGTACTGAAGACCTACCTCGCCGAGGTGGTCGGGCCCATCCCGCGCAACCTGAGCAAGCGGCTGCTGGCCGGCGTCGAGCTGGAGGACGGGCCGGTGACTGTCGACTCGTTCCG is a window of Micromonospora sp. WMMD961 DNA encoding:
- a CDS encoding pseudouridine synthase gives rise to the protein MRPDNRSPKPDAPVYEGAERLQKVLAAAGVGSRRACEDLIFRRRVTVDGRVAKLGDKVDPATAVIHVDGERLQVDVRLVYVAMNKPRGVVTTMADDKGRNELAEFIGNRVEQRVYHVGRLDADSEGLLLLTNDGTLAHKLMHPSYQVLKTYLAEVVGPIPRNLSKRLLAGVELEDGPVTVDSFRVVDTLGKSAQVELSLHEGRKHIVRRLMDEVGHPVTRLVRTSIGPIRLGDLRTGRIRRLTNAEVAALFNAVGD